In Saccharomyces eubayanus strain FM1318 chromosome XIII, whole genome shotgun sequence, one DNA window encodes the following:
- the MIX17 gene encoding Mix17p — translation MARSRGSSRSMSRPRQTQTRSASTMAAPAHPQQQPNAYSHPPATSSQTKQPGMFAQMASTAAGVAVGSTIGHTLGAGITGMFSGSGSETAPVEQQQQNMSNASGQTQMDQQMGRTCELDARNFTRCLDENNGNFQICDFYLQQLKACQEAARQY, via the coding sequence ATGGCGCGTTCAAGAGGATCATCTAGATCTATGTCTAGACCAAGACAAACCCAAACCAGATCCGCCTCCACGATGGCGGCCCCAGCTCACCCACAACAGCAACCAAATGCTTACTCACACCCTCCTGCTACGAGTTCGCAGACAAAGCAACCAGGTATGTTTGCGCAAATGGCATCTACTGCCGCCGGTGTTGCCGTTGGTAGTACCATCGGCCACACTCTAGGTGCCGGTATTACGGGGATGTTTTCCGGATCCGGATCCGAAACCGCTCCTGTTgagcaacaacaacaaaatatgAGCAACGCCTCAGGTCAGACCCAGATGGACCAACAGATGGGAAGAACCTGCGAGTTAGACGCAAGAAACTTTACACGTTGTTTGGatgaaaataatggaaactttcaaatttgtGATTTTTACTTGCAGCAACTAAAAGCCTGCCAGGAAGCTGCACGTCAGTATTAA
- the AIM34 gene encoding Aim34p translates to MSLSLFSKFVLQKSPGRPTLGLGRFISLPYTSLLKRPDAPSLYAHRYVHSTQTKSHLNFILNNNDMISFQKFTVKILKEQCKSRGLKLSGRKSDLLQRLITYDSRSHMRSNAKPQNEPPRSLFVDKPIKVNSTLLSXKIPKIIDKKHFSMQKVSNVQSPCEVHQHFQDANLQLRDRIFLIGFVMVSCLWWNLEAQESKPTIDH, encoded by the coding sequence ATGTCGTTGTCTTTGTTCAGCAAGTTTGTTTTACAGAAATCACCAGGCAGACCGACGCTGGGGCTAGGACGGTTCATATCTTTGCCGTATACTTCATTGCTTAAACGGCCCGATGCYCCCAGTTTATATGCACATAGATATGTACATAGTACACAAACGAAAAGCCATTTAAACTTTATAttaaacaataatgatatgatttctttccaaaaatttacaGTGAAAATACTAAAGGAGCAGTGCAAATCAAGGGGGTTAAAGTTATCTGGTCGCAAGTCCGATCTATTACAAAGACTTATCACATATGATTCCCGTTCACATATGAGAAGTAACGCAAAACCACAGAATGAACCCCCCAGGAGTCTATTTGTAGACAAACCAATAAAAGTTAATAGTACATTGCTCAGTRAAAAAATCCCTAAAATAATTGACAAAAAGCATTTCTCCATGCAGAAAGTATCTAATGTCCAGTCTCCTTGCGAAGTTCATCAACATTTTCAGGATGCAAACTTACAATTAAGAGATaggatttttttaatagGATTTGTTATGGTATCGTGTCTTTGGTGGAACCTCGAAGCTCAGGAATCTAAACCTACCATTGATCactaa
- the YPT7 gene encoding Rab family GTPase YPT7: MHRYVNDKYSQQYKATIGADFLTKEVTVDGDKVATMQVWDTAGQERFQSLGVAFYRGADCCVLVYDVTNASSFENIKSWRDEFLVHANVNSPETFPFVILGNKIDAEESKKVVSEKSAQELAKSLGDIPLFLTSAKNAINVDTAFEEIARSALQQNQADTEAFEDDYNDAINIRLDGENNSCSC, encoded by the coding sequence ATGCATCGTTATGTCAATGATAAGTATTCTCAACAGTATAAAGCAACAATTGGAGCAGATTTTTTAACAAAGGAAGTGACAGTTGATGGTGATAAAGTGGCCACTATGCAAGTTTGGGATACTGCTGGACAGGAACGTTTCCAATCACTGGGTGTTGCCTTCTATAGAGGCGCAGATTGTTGCGTTTTAGTCTACGATGTGACCAATGCCAGCTCGtttgaaaacatcaagTCTTGGCGGGATGAATTTTTAGTGCATGCCAATGTAAATTCACCAGAAACATTTCCATTTGTCATACTGGGAAACAAAATTGATGCTGAGGAATCCAAAAAAGTTGTATCAGAAAAGTCTGCTCAAGAACTTGCCAAGTCATTGGGAGATATTCCTTTGTTCTTGACCAGTGCCAAAAACGCCATTAACGTGGATACCgcctttgaagaaattgcaagAAGCGCCCTACAACAAAATCAAGCTGATACAGaagcttttgaagatgacTATAATGATGCCATTAATATCCGCCTCGATGGAGAGAATAATTCTTGTAGCTGTTAA
- the CDC5 gene encoding polo kinase CDC5 encodes MSLGPLKAINDKQLNTRSKLVHTPIKGNAPDLAGKENHLKQTKRLDPNNDNHHQPAQKKKREKLSALCKTPPSLIKTRGKDYHRGHFLGEGGFARCFQIKDDSGEIFAAKTVAKASIKSEKTRKKLLSEIQIHKSMAHPNIVQFVDCFEDDSNVYILLEICPNGSLMELLKRRKVLTEPEVRFFTTQICGAIKYMHSRRVIHRDLKLGNIFFDSNYNLKIGDFGLAAVLANESERKYTICGTPNYIAPEVLMGKHSGHSFEVDIWSLGVMLYALLIGKPPFQARDVNTIYERIKCRDFSFPKDKPISDEGKILIRDILSLDPIERPSLTEIMDYVWFRGTFPPSIPSTVMSEASNFDNIPEEQSLINFKDCMEKSLLLEAMSSDKSQRQKRDYISSIKSSIDKLEEYQQNRPFLPHSLSPGGTKQKYKEVVDIEAQRRLNDLAREARIRRAQQAVLRKELIATSTNVIKSEISLRILASECHLTLNGIVEAEAQYKMGGLPKSRLPKIKHPMIVTKWVDYSNKHGFSYQLSTEDIGVLFNNGTTVLRLADAEEFWYISYDDREGWVASHYLLSEKPRELSRHLEVVDFFAKYMKANLSRVSTFGREEYHKDDVFLRRYTRYKPFVMFELSDGTFQFNFKDHHKMAISDGGKLVTYISPSHESTTYPLVEVLKYGEIPGYPESNFREKLTLIKEGLKQKSTIVTVD; translated from the coding sequence ATGTCGTTGGGTCCTCTTAAAGCTATCAATGACAAACAATTGAATACCCGTTCTAAACTAGTTCACACCCCAATTAAAGGGAATGCTCCAGACCTCGCaggcaaagaaaatcacTTAAAGCAAACAAAGAGGCTGGATCCAAATAATGACAATCATCACCAACCAgcacaaaaaaagaagagagagAAGTTATCTGCACTATGCAAAACCCCACCTTCACTAATTAAAACAAGAGGTAAGGACTACCATAGAGGTCATTTTCTTGGTGAAGGTGGCTTTGCTCGTtgtttccaaatcaaagatgACTCTGGTGAAATATTCGCTGCCAAAACAGTTGCTAAAGCTTCAATAAAATCGGAAAAGACAAGGAAGAAACTTTTATCAGAGATTCAAATTCATAAAAGTATGGCTCATCCTAATATCGTTCAATTCGTTGattgttttgaagatgatagcaatgtttatattttattggAAATATGCCCCAATGGGTCATTAATGGAACTAttgaagagaagaaaagttttaACAGAACCAGAAGTTAGATTTTTCACCACACAAATATGTGGTGCAATCAAATATATGCATTCACGAAGAGTTATACATAGAGATTTAAAGCTTGGTAATATCTTCTTCGATTCAAATTACAATTTAAAGATCGGTGATTTCGGTTTAGCAGCTGTGTTGGCAAACGAAAGTGAACGTAAATATACTATATGTGGTACACCTAACTACATTGCTCCAGAAGTGCTAATGGGGAAACATTCCGGACATTCATTTGAAGTAGATATCTGGTCTTTAGGGGTTATGCTTTATGCTTTGTTGATTGGTAAGCCTCCATTCCAAGCAAGAGACGTAAACACTATTTATGAAAGGATTAAATGTCgtgatttttcttttcccaAAGATAAGCCAATTTCAGACGAAGGTAAAATTTTAATAAGAGATATTTTATCTTTAGATCCAATAGAAAGGCCCTCTTTGACAGAAATCATGGATTACGTATGGTTTAGAGGAACTTTTCCACCATCCATACCTTCAACAGTTATGTCCGAGGCATCGAATTTCGACAATATTCCAGAAGAGCAATCACTAATTAATTTCAAAGACTGTATGGAAAAATCTCTATTATTGGAAGCCATGAGTAGCGATAAAAGCCAACGTCAAAAGAGGGACTATATATCGTCAATCAAATCTAGTATTGACAAATTAGAAGaatatcaacaaaataGACCATTTTTACCTCACTCCTTATCCCCTGGCGGgaccaaacaaaaatataaagaagTTGTTGATATAGAAGCTCAAAGAAGATTAAATGATTTGGCCCGTGAAGCAAGAATACGCAGAGCACAACAAGCCGTTCTAAGAAAAGAGTTAATAGCCACATCGACTAATGTGATTAAATCAGAAATCTCTCTAAGAATACTAGCCAGTGAGTGCCATCTTACCTTGAATGGTATTGTAGAGGCAGAAGCTCAATACAAAATGGGAGGTCTTCCGAAATCAAGACTGcccaaaatcaaacatcCAATGATAGTTACCAAATGGGTTGACTACTCCAACAAACACGGTTTTTCTTATCAGTTATCAACGGAGGATATTGGCGTCTTATTCAATAACGGTACGACAGTCCTCCGATTGGCAGATGCGGAAGAATTCTGGTATATTAGTTATGATGATAGAGAGGGTTGGGTAGCAAGCCACTATTTACTGAGTGAAAAACCACGCGAGCTAAGCAGACATTTAGAAGTAGTCGATTTCTTTGCCAAATACATGAAGGCTAATTTAAGTCGTGTTTCCACTTTTGGTAGAGAAGAATATCATAAAGACGACGTGTTTTTGAGAAGATATACAAGGTACAAACCGTTCGTCATGTTTGAATTAAGTGATGgtacttttcaatttaaCTTTAAAGATCATCACAAAATGGCAATTTCCGATGGAGGGAAATTAGTCACCTACATCTCTCCATCTCATGAGAGCACTACATATCCTTTGGTTGAAGTGTTGAAATATGGTGAAATTCCAGGATATCCCGAAAGTAATTTTAGAGAAAAGTTAACATTAATAAAGGAAGGTTTGAAGCAAAAATCTACAATTGTTACCGTAGACTGa